The following is a genomic window from Anopheles aquasalis chromosome 3, idAnoAquaMG_Q_19, whole genome shotgun sequence.
atgatggtgccagCATCAATCTTTTCCTTGGGAGCATGACAAGCGACATGTTCAAAAACTGTTACCGAACGGACCGCTGGAAGCTAAGGGGAAAAGTTGCCCGCACGGATGTACCATCGAACACGTGGGCCCGCGCTCCGGGTACCTCCGAGGGCATAGCGATGGTCGAAAACATCATGGAGCATATCGCACACCGGACGGGGCTCGATCCGCTCGATGTACGGATGGCGAATGTGTCGCGCGATAACAAGATGCACACGCTACTGCCACGGTTCCGGCGGCAAGTAGATTACGATGGTCGGCGGGGCGAGATCGAGACGTTTAATCGCGCCAACCGATGGCATAAACGAGGGATTGCCATCATTCCAATGCAGTATCCGCTGGAGATCAAATCGAAGAAAGGCGCAGTCGTGTCGGTGAATAATGACGATGGAACCGTCCAGATCGTGCACGGTGGCATCGAGATGGGCCAGGGCATCAACACGAAGATGGTGCAGGTGGCTGCCCATCTACTTGGCATTCCGATGGAGAAGATCGTCGTGAAACCGACCAGCAGCTTGCTGAACGCAAACTCGAACGCCTCGAAGCACAGCCAAGCGACGGATGGTGTGGCCGCGGCCGTTAAGAAGTGCTGCGAGATACTGCTCGAACGTCTCAAACCTTACCGGTCACTGCTACGGCCCCGAAGCTGGGAGGAAATGGTTCGGAGTGCGGCCCTCGATGAGATCAATCTGCAGGCATCGTACTTTTCCACACCGGCCGACATCCGCCCGTACACTATCTGGGGTTTGGCGTGCGGTGAGGTGGAACTGGATGTACTGACGGGCCAGGTACTGGTCCGGCGTGTCGACATCCTGGAGGACGTCGGTGAAAGCATGAATCCGAACATCGACGTGGGCCAGATCGAGGGTGCGTTCGTGATGGGCCTTGGTTACTACCTAACGGAGGTGCTCGTCTATGATCCCCGGAATGGGGCGCTGGTTAATAATCGATCCTGGAACTACAAGGTGCCCGGGTACGCCGACATACCGGTGGATTTCCGGGTGTCGTTCCTTGCCAAGAGCGTCAACGAAGGTGGTGTACTGCGAGCCAAAGCAACTGGTGAGCCAGCGTTATCGCTCAGCCCAGTGGTTGTGTATGCGACGAGGAATGCCATTAGATCGGCCCGGCTCGATGCTGGACTACCGGACGTGTGGCTGAACATGGGTACGtttgctcgatctcgatttcAAATTCTTACGGTACCTACACTAACATCTGATCTCGTTTCCCCATCCGACAGGCAGTGGCATGACGCCGGAAAAGATCTGCTCGTTGCTGGAACACTCCACCGAACAGTTCAAGTTGGAATGATAAGACGCCTTTCGCGAGTTTTCTCTCAAATAAATTGTTCCTCATTTAGCATGTTCACCCCGTTGGTCTTGTGTTTTGTCTCATCTTTTACTGAGTTCTGCCATTTAAAATTCACAATAACTTAATCCAACCTTCCGCCGTGAGCTGCGCGACGACGGAACTGCACGGAAGGAAGTAAAACTTAAAAGCGTTAAGCTACGCTCCTGCGGCGACTAACACTGTACACAGGTGATTGTAAATGCGCATCCCGTTCACGATCGTCTCGATCGGCAGACGCTGCTCCGTCGTTGGCTTAGAGCCGACTATCGGAAATGGTGCCGGGTTGGGCGAGCGCCTCCTTGCGTTCCTGTATTGCATTGCACAGCCGTCGGTACGGCCCTAGCGGTAGGCCCAACGATTTGATATCCGTTTCCGTGAGCATCATCAGCGTTTCCATGTCGATCTCGTTCTTCTGGAATCTGCAAACAAGAGCGAAAGAACAACGGATGCTGGCAACCAGGGGAATAACGAAAAGATCTTCTGGACAGAAGATCCACATTACTTACACCGGGTAGTAATCTTCCAGCTTGAAAGCGGCCAGAAACCGCAGTATCGCCAGCGAATCGTTTTCATCGTTGTCCGAGCTTTCTACATCCGACTCCGAGTCGGAGATGACGAGCTGGGAGCGTGGTTTGATCGCGCCCTTTGTCGGTTTTGCCTTTACCGAACCATCCGAGGAGGCACTGGACGAGTGTTCGTTGCCGAGCTGAGCCAACACGTTCGATACCGATCGTCTGCAAGCAAAGTAAGCCAGTAGGGAATGAATAGAGAGTCTAAAACTGTCGCAATCCGACTCCCTGGTGGACTTACGGAAACGCCAGATTGCCGAACGAAGGCCGACTGAATAGTCCGGATGGGCGCTGCAGCATCACATCTTCCGTCACCTCATCGGTAACGTTGGCCAGAAAGTCCGGTTGACTGAGGGAACGTGACATGGTGCCAAACTTGCCACTCGCCGCACTACCACTATCCTcgtccgcatcatcatcatccgcacagCCGTTGGAGTCGGAGACGTCAAACACATCCTTCAGCTTGCCCCGCCGATCGGAGGCATTCGACTCTTCGTTCGAACTGTACGTGCCGACATAGAGGACTTCCGAGTCCCGGCGCAATCCCTGTATCGATCGAACACTCCGCTTCCCGTTCGCTTCCATCTCACCGATCTTGAAATCTGCGAACCAATTCACCGCGTTATTAGTGCTCACCCACTGATTCCGACTGGATTGCACAAAACAGTACCTCCATTTTCCATCTGCTGGCGAACCTTT
Proteins encoded in this region:
- the LOC126575023 gene encoding Usher syndrome type-1G protein homolog encodes the protein MSSDRIHRAAKDGLLDVLREATRSEANAKDVDGMTPVLWAAFEGHFDALKLLVARGGDPDKADQFGNTALHLAAAKGHMQCVDFLVQFGVNIYALDIDHHSAQDLAAINNRDHILRYLDGAAATLEATDRKRAHEFKEQAKKKSEKRAREFVNRQREQTVRPHRPSNMLQALKHKLWSGSQGNLQRVTDPQSQRLTDQRPPASTKFSTLVGGGGGGGGGGTVTRGGGAVKKRAASAKVRQQMENGDFKIGEMEANGKRSVRSIQGLRRDSEVLYVGTYSSNEESNASDRRGKLKDVFDVSDSNGCADDDDADEDSGSAASGKFGTMSRSLSQPDFLANVTDEVTEDVMLQRPSGLFSRPSFGNLAFPRSVSNVLAQLGNEHSSSASSDGSVKAKPTKGAIKPRSQLVISDSESDVESSDNDENDSLAILRFLAAFKLEDYYPVFQKNEIDMETLMMLTETDIKSLGLPLGPYRRLCNAIQERKEALAQPGTISDSRL